The genomic window GCCGGGTGCCGGGCCTGGGGCAGGACACAGCCGACCGTTGACCCGTATGTGCGGTGATGGCGGCATCCCCGCGCTCCCCACGCACCGCTCCCGACATCTCAAGGCACGTTCAGGTTCGTTCAGCCTCTGCTTTCAGCGCCCCACGAGCAACTGAAGCGGCAATCCGACATCGCGTCTCGAGGGCCGGTGCCGACAGGCCCAGAGGAGAGGAAGCGGCATGAAGCGCAGGGCGCAGTGGCTTGTCGCAACCGGGATTTCGGTCGGCCTCCTCAGCGGCGGTACGGGCTTCGCCGTGGCCACGTACGACGGCAGACGGGCTGCGATGTGGTGTTCACGCTGGTGGAGGCGCATTGTCAGTGGAGCCCTGAGCCTCCTCATTCGCGGGCGGATGTGAGCCGTTGTCTGCGGGACGGGCCCGACGGGGAAACGGCCCGTACTAAAACGGCCCCGGGGCCTGCTCGTGTAGGCGCCTGTTCCGATGGGGGCGGGCGTGCCACCTACGAGGCGTGGAGAGTGGGAACCGGGCAGGTCAGCGGCTCCCATTGCTGCCGGAGGCGACCTAGGGCAACGAGGATCATCGCCGCTGCAGTGCGGCGACGCCTGGGCGGCGTCGACGACCTGGCTGTTCCGTTGGAGTGAAGAACTTGATGAGCCGCTGCCTTCCACGCCTCAACACGTCATGGTTTCTCTGAGGCAATCAGGGTCGAAGGGAGCAGGGTTGTGCATGTGAGGCGTATCGGAACAATCCTGAGCGCTGCCGCGCTCACCATGCTGGCCATTCCGACGAACGCTCACGCCGCAGCAGTCGCCTGCGGCGGCGGTGTGTCGACAGGCCGGGTGGCCGTCAACGGCTGCATCAGCGCCCAACGCGGAAAGGAAGGCCGAATCCACACTCGGGAGATCACGGCGTACGTCAAGGCGCGCAACACGGGGCCGAGGGCGGTGAACGTCTCCTACGAGGCGTTCTTTCGTGTCGTCAACGGTGGTTACTGGGTGAAGTTGGGCAGCGGTCGCACCTATGTCCCGGCAGGTGGGACCGTCGAGCCCACGGAGGTGGGAAGCTCGACCCGGGTGTGCGGGCCCGTAAAGGTCGAGATTCGTGTCCACGCCCGTGCCGACGGGGCCGCCTGGAGCGGGTGGTCCACCGCCGGCACGGCGCAATGCCAAACCTGAGCGGCCATACTGCGAACGCTCCGCCGCATACGGCAACTTCTCAGCCAGTGCCGTGACCGGAAACGATCACCGGAGTGTGTGACGGCCGGGCGGCCGCAGCGGTGGTGTCACGCAGGTCAACAATGTCGCGCCATTGCCTGTCAGTTCCCTGGTCTAGGGTCGCCCGCATGGCCGAGCCCTCCTTTCTGACCGCCGTGCGTGAGTCGTACGACACGGTTGCCGTCGACTACGTCGAACGCGTCCCGCCTCCAGCCGAGATGGACCCGCTGTCACGCGCGATGCTGGCGGGGTTCGCCGAACTCGTGCGGACGGCCGGTCTGGGGCCGGTCGCGGACCTGGGATGCTGCCCCGGCCGCGTGACGGCGCACCTGGCAGGGATGGGGGTGTCCACCTTTGGCGTCGATCTGTCACCGAAGATGATCGGGCTGGCCCGCCACGCCTATCCGAACCTGCGGTTCACCGAGGGCTCGATGACCTCGCTGGAGATGGGGGACGACGAGCTCGGCGGCATCCTGGCCTGGTACTCCACCCACCACACGCCCCCGCAGTGGCTGCCAGCGGTGTTCTCCGAGTTCCACCGCACGCTCGCGCCCGGCGGCTACCTGCTCTGGGGAGACTATGTCGGCGATGAACGGCTGCATCCGACCCAGAGCTATGGCCGTCCGGTGTCCTACGAGTCGTACCTTCTGCCGCTGGACCGCATAGTCGGCCTGCTGGACCAGGCCGGACTCGTCGTCGCCGCGAGACTGGAGCAGGAGCCCGGCGGACGGGTGAGGAGACCGCACGCCTGCCTCCTGGCCCGCAAGCCGGAAAGGCCCTGACGGGGCTTGTTCCTGCGGCGAGGCCGCTCGTGCCAGAACGCAGACGATCACGGGGCGGGCGGGTCAGGGCACTGGGTGGAGAGGGCGGCCGCCCCAGCGGATGCCTTTCTCGCTGCGGATACGGGCGCGTTCGCGGCGCTGGGCGGCCAGGACGTCGGGGTGGCGGGCGTTCTGGTTGCGCCAGTGCAAGTAACGGTGCAGCGCGCGGGTTTGGACGGTGTGGTTGGGGCGGTTCGAGTTGGCGAGGGTGAACTGACGTAGCGGTCCGAAGTGCGCCTCGATCGGGTTCGCCCAGGAGGCGCTGGTCGGCGTGAAGCAGAGATCGACCTTGTTCCTGGCCGCCCACCGGCGGATCTTGCTGCCCTTGTGGGCGGAGACGTTGTCGAGGATGACGTAGACCGGTGCGCCGTCCGGGCGGGCCGCCCGGATGCTCTTGAGCGCGGTGAGAGTGTGATCGGTGCCCTTGCGACGGTGGTTGACACCCCAGAGAGTGTCGTCACTGCCCGTCGGGCCTGCTCTGTCTGGCCCAGCAGGTACCGGCGGTCGGGCGGATGCCGAGCGGGCCGAACTCGTCGAAGGCGAAGGTGCGGTCAGGGGCGCTCCTTGAGGGCGTACTCGATCCGGTCCAGCTCGGCGTCCTTGTCCGGGTCAGTGGTGGACTCCTTTGCAGAGGCGATCCTCCTCCCATCACCAGTCGCGGGGGAAAAGGACGCCTCATAGATGCTGTGACGGGTCCAACTCCGGTGCATGGAAAGGACATCGGCTTTGGCGAAGACGTTCCACTTCTCATCCATGTCCCGGGCTCGATATCCGCGCCGGATCCGGTCCCAGTCCTCGTCAGTCCAGACACGATCGGGCAACTGAG from Streptomyces sp. DSM 40750 includes these protein-coding regions:
- a CDS encoding class I SAM-dependent methyltransferase, which gives rise to MAEPSFLTAVRESYDTVAVDYVERVPPPAEMDPLSRAMLAGFAELVRTAGLGPVADLGCCPGRVTAHLAGMGVSTFGVDLSPKMIGLARHAYPNLRFTEGSMTSLEMGDDELGGILAWYSTHHTPPQWLPAVFSEFHRTLAPGGYLLWGDYVGDERLHPTQSYGRPVSYESYLLPLDRIVGLLDQAGLVVAARLEQEPGGRVRRPHACLLARKPERP